In Amycolatopsis jiangsuensis, the following proteins share a genomic window:
- a CDS encoding IS3 family transposase → MREHPQHPVDLVLRVLGIASSTFYGWLKQAKQPSARRVADDGLVAEIVDIHTCSGGTYGSPRVHAMLRRRGIQVGRKRVERLMRRAGLQGAFLRKKWRTGSTRQDPRATPAPDLVNRDFTAVEPNRLWVADATRIVTGQGVLWLAAVRDAFSNRIVGWKCSDRCDTELVLGALEYAVWSRQVREGQLIHHSDRGSTYTAFRFSNRLADNGIVQSMGSVGDSYDNALMENFFSTLKTELVYRNSWRTREEAENALFAYIDGWYNTQRIQKKLDWHSPTEYEASYHQPAPAGTR, encoded by the coding sequence GTGCGTGAGCATCCGCAGCACCCGGTCGATCTCGTATTGCGGGTTTTGGGTATCGCGTCCTCGACCTTCTACGGATGGCTCAAGCAGGCGAAACAGCCCTCGGCGCGGCGGGTAGCCGACGATGGTCTGGTGGCTGAGATCGTCGATATTCACACCTGCTCGGGCGGTACCTATGGCTCGCCGCGGGTGCACGCGATGTTGCGCCGCCGAGGCATCCAGGTGGGTCGTAAACGTGTCGAGCGGCTGATGCGGCGTGCCGGGTTGCAAGGCGCGTTCCTGCGCAAGAAGTGGCGAACCGGGTCTACTCGGCAGGATCCGCGGGCCACGCCGGCGCCGGACCTGGTCAACCGGGACTTCACCGCGGTCGAGCCGAACCGGTTGTGGGTAGCTGACGCTACCCGGATTGTGACTGGTCAGGGCGTGTTGTGGCTCGCTGCGGTCCGCGATGCGTTCTCCAACCGGATCGTGGGCTGGAAGTGCTCGGATCGCTGCGACACCGAGCTGGTGCTGGGCGCGTTGGAGTATGCGGTGTGGTCGCGGCAGGTCCGGGAAGGCCAGCTGATCCATCATTCGGACAGGGGATCGACCTACACGGCGTTTCGGTTCTCGAACCGGTTGGCGGACAACGGGATCGTACAATCGATGGGCTCGGTCGGTGACAGTTACGACAATGCGTTGATGGAGAACTTCTTCTCCACGCTCAAGACCGAGCTGGTCTACCGGAACAGTTGGCGGACAAGGGAAGAAGCCGAGAACGCCCTGTTCGCCTACATTGATGGCTGGTACAACACCCAGCGGATCCAGAAGAAGCTGGACTGGCACTCGCCCACCGAGTACGAGGCCAGCTACCATCAACCGGCCCCCGCCGGAACCAGATAA
- a CDS encoding transposase: MAAPKKYSDELRARAVRLYRESDPKPVIRKLAEQLGVHHEALRNWIRQDEADCGERADRPTSEMVEENKQLRKRVADLERVNAVLRDASAYFASEIGPTRR, encoded by the coding sequence GTGGCGGCACCGAAGAAGTACTCCGACGAGTTGCGGGCCCGGGCGGTCCGGCTGTACCGGGAGTCTGACCCGAAGCCGGTGATCCGGAAGCTGGCCGAGCAGCTCGGCGTGCATCACGAGGCGTTGCGGAACTGGATTCGCCAGGACGAGGCCGATTGTGGTGAGCGAGCCGACCGGCCGACCAGTGAGATGGTCGAGGAGAACAAGCAGCTGCGCAAGCGGGTCGCGGACCTGGAGCGGGTCAACGCCGTGCTGCGTGATGCGAGCGCGTATTTCGCCTCCGAGATCGGCCCGACCCGGAGGTGA
- a CDS encoding TetR/AcrR family transcriptional regulator, with protein sequence MIVSSSERKADARERLLARLLDAFGEDLPPPEVSLREVAARAQTSHALLRYHFGSHSGVLAAMLKAHRSRDNAVLFKTARQGTFDDFVVAIWRTYTRPKQLSRSRGFFHVAGLAAYRPEDFGEFIDSLDDLTTMLASLAEREGAGAEEALTLATVTIAAIRGLLLREVLNPGTHPEDAVAFVLRMSKPHP encoded by the coding sequence GTGATCGTGTCAAGCTCGGAACGCAAGGCTGACGCGCGCGAGCGTCTCCTGGCTCGGCTTCTCGACGCGTTCGGCGAGGATCTGCCCCCGCCGGAGGTGTCGCTGCGCGAGGTCGCCGCCCGGGCCCAGACCAGTCACGCCCTCCTGCGGTACCACTTCGGGTCACACTCGGGCGTTCTGGCAGCCATGCTCAAGGCACACCGATCCCGTGACAACGCGGTGCTGTTCAAGACCGCCCGGCAGGGCACCTTCGACGATTTCGTCGTGGCGATCTGGCGGACCTACACCCGCCCGAAGCAGCTCTCCCGTTCCCGCGGCTTCTTCCACGTCGCCGGGCTGGCCGCGTACCGCCCGGAAGATTTCGGTGAATTCATCGACTCCCTCGACGACCTGACGACGATGCTGGCCTCGCTCGCGGAACGCGAAGGCGCCGGCGCCGAGGAAGCGCTGACTCTGGCGACCGTCACGATCGCCGCCATCCGCGGCCTGCTCCTGCGGGAAGTCCTGAATCCAGGCACCCACCCGGAGGACGCGGTCGCCTTCGTCCTGCGCATGAGCAAGCCCCACCCTTGA
- a CDS encoding XRE family transcriptional regulator: MARKIEEELAAAPPGPPGEERQQRLGERLRRLRHLRKLTIEQVAGEVGLSMSFLSMLERGQADISLSRFSRLADFYKISASELLVEDETTAGPAIVAPESLQQIDRGAGVTYRLLKSDYSGAQAVLVTFEPGASFSEVLAHKGRDFGWVISGELVLLYSDREYLLEERQFVEYDASKPHALRNDGDRPAEMIAFMNSPYW, translated from the coding sequence ATGGCGCGCAAGATCGAAGAGGAACTCGCCGCGGCCCCTCCCGGCCCTCCCGGCGAGGAACGGCAGCAACGCCTCGGGGAGCGGCTTCGCCGGCTGCGTCATCTTCGCAAACTGACGATCGAGCAGGTGGCCGGCGAGGTCGGCCTGTCCATGTCCTTTCTCAGCATGCTCGAACGCGGGCAGGCGGACATTTCGCTCTCGCGATTCTCCCGGCTGGCGGATTTCTACAAGATCAGCGCGAGCGAACTGCTCGTCGAGGACGAGACCACTGCCGGCCCCGCCATCGTCGCCCCCGAGAGCTTGCAGCAGATCGACCGCGGCGCGGGAGTGACCTACCGGCTCCTGAAAAGCGACTACTCCGGTGCGCAGGCCGTGCTCGTCACGTTCGAGCCGGGTGCGTCATTCAGCGAGGTCCTGGCCCACAAGGGCCGCGACTTCGGATGGGTGATCTCCGGCGAGCTGGTCCTGCTCTACAGCGACCGGGAGTACCTCCTCGAGGAACGGCAGTTCGTGGAGTACGACGCCAGCAAGCCGCATGCGCTCCGCAATGACGGTGACCGGCCCGCGGAAATGATCGCGTTCATGAATTCCCCTTACTGGTAG